One window of the uncultured Paludibaculum sp. genome contains the following:
- a CDS encoding glucose-6-phosphate dehydrogenase assembly protein OpcA has translation MAETAVFDAGRLLKELDANWRSIGKSEGSGVLRACAMTLIVVVRAEDDPQALGDTLAEIMHEHPNRTIVVRVGEGDAPVEARTTLQCWMPFGRRQQICCEQIDISATRGNLAAVPPIIFGLMVADLPVALWCRELSLASLEELRPVLRLAGKVMVDSSSQRDAVKAVECLKKLSSGTWTIADLTWARITRWRETVAQILRRGEQMDWCEVTYAGKGISTAAAYLAAWLGKVTDADVPLRCEDEECPPPGLGRIRSVRLQGGDRSVALRRTGRTSLSIEAGRMGSTAVFPLHTDAMLLQEELGVFGRDPLFEQALAALPEVVRG, from the coding sequence ATGGCCGAAACGGCGGTTTTCGACGCGGGCCGGCTGCTCAAGGAACTGGACGCGAACTGGCGGTCGATCGGAAAATCGGAAGGCTCGGGCGTCCTGCGAGCCTGCGCCATGACGCTCATCGTCGTCGTGCGCGCGGAGGACGACCCACAAGCCCTGGGCGACACCCTGGCTGAGATCATGCACGAGCATCCCAACCGGACCATCGTCGTCCGTGTCGGGGAAGGCGACGCGCCGGTGGAAGCGCGTACGACGCTGCAGTGCTGGATGCCGTTCGGACGGCGCCAGCAGATCTGTTGCGAACAGATCGACATCTCCGCGACCCGCGGGAATTTGGCCGCGGTACCGCCCATCATCTTCGGACTGATGGTGGCCGATCTGCCGGTCGCGCTGTGGTGCCGGGAGCTGTCGCTTGCTTCGCTAGAGGAGTTGCGGCCCGTACTGCGGCTGGCCGGCAAGGTGATGGTGGACAGTTCGTCGCAGCGCGACGCCGTCAAAGCCGTGGAGTGTCTGAAGAAGCTCTCCAGTGGCACGTGGACCATCGCCGACCTGACCTGGGCCCGCATCACGCGGTGGCGTGAAACGGTCGCCCAAATCCTGCGGCGTGGCGAGCAGATGGATTGGTGTGAAGTCACATACGCAGGCAAGGGTATTTCCACGGCGGCGGCCTATCTGGCTGCGTGGCTGGGAAAGGTGACCGATGCTGACGTCCCGCTGCGTTGTGAGGACGAGGAGTGTCCGCCGCCCGGTTTGGGCCGCATCCGGTCTGTCCGCCTGCAGGGCGGCGACCGCTCCGTCGCATTGCGCCGCACCGGCCGCACTTCGCTGAGCATCGAGGCCGGCCGGATGGGTTCGACCGCTGTTTTCCCGCTCCACACCGATGCCATGCTGCTGCAGGAAGAGTTAGGCGTGTTTGGCCGGGACCCGCTGTTCGAACAGGCATTGGCAGCATTGCCGGAGGTCGTGCGCGGATGA
- the pgl gene encoding 6-phosphogluconolactonase — MTERMHVFSDAQGAAEGCARAIGARLNEAIAQRGTASLAVSGGSTPKLMFREMCQIGFDWSKIHLFWVDERVVPPDDDQSNYRMTRENLIVPGGLPENRVHRIRGEMEAVAAADLYRGAVEAILGSEPVFDVVQCGVGDDGHTASLFPGEPMVADRSGVVAALWVAKKHQWRVTLLPKPILAARSLYVLSSGADKANAVQSALQGPADPLGVPSQLLRGAEWFCDAAAVQHLA, encoded by the coding sequence ATGACTGAGCGTATGCATGTGTTCAGCGATGCCCAAGGCGCCGCCGAGGGTTGTGCCCGGGCCATCGGTGCCCGGCTAAACGAAGCCATTGCCCAGCGCGGCACGGCGTCACTGGCGGTTTCTGGTGGCAGCACTCCGAAGCTGATGTTCCGGGAGATGTGCCAGATTGGGTTCGACTGGTCAAAAATCCACCTCTTCTGGGTCGACGAACGCGTCGTGCCACCTGATGACGACCAGAGCAACTACCGCATGACGAGGGAGAACCTGATTGTTCCGGGTGGATTGCCGGAGAATCGTGTCCACCGGATCCGTGGCGAGATGGAAGCGGTGGCGGCGGCTGACCTGTATCGCGGAGCAGTCGAAGCCATTCTTGGGTCAGAACCCGTTTTCGATGTGGTTCAGTGCGGCGTCGGCGATGACGGCCACACGGCGTCGCTTTTCCCCGGAGAGCCGATGGTCGCGGATCGGTCGGGCGTGGTGGCCGCCTTGTGGGTGGCCAAGAAGCACCAGTGGCGGGTGACACTCCTGCCCAAGCCGATTCTGGCCGCCCGGAGTCTGTATGTGCTGTCCAGTGGGGCAGACAAGGCGAACGCGGTGCAATCCGCGCTACAGGGTCCGGCCGATCCTCTCGGCGTACCCTCCCAGTTGCTGCGTGGCGCGGAATGGTTCTGCGACGCGGCCGCCGTGCAACATCTCGCATAA
- a CDS encoding BlaI/MecI/CopY family transcriptional regulator — protein MRPTAAELEILGVLWEQGPSTVRQVHEVLDGRKPTGYTTVLKLLQIMSEKGLVAREESARAHVYRAAAAREETQGQLVGDLVDRAFGGSAAELVMRALSARPASQQELDEIRKMLDSYQGGPV, from the coding sequence GTGAGACCCACCGCAGCGGAACTAGAGATCCTCGGAGTGCTTTGGGAGCAGGGCCCCAGCACCGTGAGGCAAGTCCATGAAGTGCTGGATGGCCGCAAGCCCACCGGCTACACAACCGTCCTGAAACTCCTGCAAATCATGTCGGAAAAAGGACTTGTAGCGCGCGAGGAGTCGGCGCGCGCCCACGTCTACCGGGCGGCGGCCGCACGCGAAGAAACACAGGGCCAACTCGTGGGCGATCTGGTCGACCGCGCATTTGGTGGTAGCGCGGCCGAACTCGTCATGCGGGCGCTTTCTGCTCGCCCTGCGTCTCAGCAAGAACTGGACGAAATCCGCAAGATGCTTGACTCCTATCAGGGAGGGCCCGTATGA
- a CDS encoding M56 family metallopeptidase, producing MNYQDALGWALIHFLWQGAVVGVAAAAVLARLRRPEARYAMCCAALSVMFAAPFATLALRLSGPAVTPLSLSGTTGSRSGALPLTDPSLWNQTVSLVDHWLPNLTTAWCVGACLLLLRAAGGWWWARRLSRAERLPLEAHWLEQVERLKHRMGVPGVVDAFASSAALVPQVFGWWRPVLLLPLCALGNMTPQHVEALIAHELAHVRRRDYLVNLLQTVVESLLFYHPAVWWVSARTRKEREMCCDEAAVEACGDRLLYSTALLRLEESRIEFAMAATGTGLKERIGRLLGMEERKNGISPAWPAVALVLCGGLVWAQLAPPAPPQPPAPPPPPTVKAKKGRIQPPPPPPPPSVAAMPGEVPPPPPPPPPPPPGVIAGVVGGVPGGIEGGIPGGVRDDAAQDQAELKAQLAEVQANIARLEHERARLQAQLGQSAANDSMESEQAQLQLQRAKLEQEAASQMRFQAKHEAEEMAHQRVAIEHELAQAKHEAEIAAQAAKHDKDVSMIEMDQAKRDAESADVERERRIRFANQKFAESGKRGSDTDRGKYYIQHGPPDQVDVQDDGEVWRYSSGLMVTFDRKGKLQKVKGQI from the coding sequence ATGAACTACCAGGACGCCTTGGGCTGGGCGCTGATCCATTTTCTCTGGCAGGGCGCGGTCGTCGGAGTTGCGGCCGCAGCGGTCCTGGCGCGGTTGCGCCGCCCGGAGGCGCGATATGCGATGTGTTGTGCCGCATTATCGGTCATGTTTGCCGCACCATTCGCGACCCTTGCGCTGCGGCTCTCCGGTCCAGCCGTGACCCCTCTCTCACTGTCCGGCACGACCGGCAGCCGATCGGGCGCACTTCCGTTGACGGATCCAAGCCTGTGGAACCAAACGGTTTCTCTGGTGGATCACTGGCTCCCCAACCTAACCACCGCATGGTGCGTTGGCGCCTGTCTACTCCTGCTGCGAGCGGCGGGCGGCTGGTGGTGGGCGCGCCGGCTTTCGCGGGCGGAACGGCTGCCTTTGGAGGCGCATTGGCTGGAGCAGGTTGAGCGGCTAAAGCACCGGATGGGTGTGCCTGGGGTGGTGGACGCTTTTGCCTCTTCAGCAGCTCTGGTGCCGCAGGTGTTTGGGTGGTGGCGTCCGGTGCTGCTGTTGCCGCTCTGCGCGCTGGGCAACATGACGCCCCAGCATGTCGAGGCGCTGATTGCCCACGAACTGGCGCACGTGCGGCGTCGCGATTATCTTGTGAATCTGCTCCAAACCGTGGTGGAAAGCCTGCTGTTCTACCACCCGGCTGTGTGGTGGGTTTCGGCCCGCACGCGGAAGGAACGGGAGATGTGTTGTGACGAGGCGGCCGTCGAGGCGTGCGGCGACCGCCTGTTGTACTCCACCGCGTTGCTGCGGCTGGAGGAGTCGCGGATCGAGTTTGCCATGGCCGCCACTGGCACTGGTTTAAAAGAACGAATTGGGAGATTACTTGGCATGGAAGAACGCAAGAATGGAATATCACCGGCCTGGCCGGCTGTCGCATTGGTGTTATGCGGCGGGCTGGTTTGGGCTCAACTCGCGCCCCCGGCGCCTCCGCAGCCCCCGGCTCCGCCGCCACCTCCAACTGTGAAGGCGAAGAAGGGAAGAATTCAGCCGCCGCCGCCCCCACCTCCTCCATCCGTCGCGGCGATGCCAGGAGAGGTCCCTCCTCCTCCGCCTCCGCCACCACCCCCGCCGCCGGGCGTGATTGCCGGTGTAGTGGGTGGAGTTCCGGGCGGAATCGAAGGCGGAATCCCCGGGGGCGTGAGAGATGACGCCGCGCAGGATCAGGCGGAATTGAAGGCGCAGCTGGCGGAAGTCCAGGCCAACATTGCACGGCTTGAACATGAGCGCGCACGGCTGCAGGCGCAATTGGGCCAGTCGGCCGCCAATGATTCAATGGAGTCCGAGCAGGCGCAATTGCAGTTGCAGCGGGCCAAGCTCGAGCAGGAGGCGGCCAGCCAGATGCGCTTCCAGGCTAAACACGAAGCGGAAGAGATGGCCCACCAACGCGTAGCGATTGAGCATGAGTTGGCCCAGGCCAAGCACGAGGCGGAGATTGCCGCGCAAGCAGCAAAACACGACAAGGACGTGTCCATGATCGAAATGGACCAGGCGAAGCGGGACGCCGAGAGTGCGGACGTGGAGCGCGAGCGGCGCATCCGGTTCGCCAATCAGAAGTTCGCCGAGTCGGGTAAGCGCGGCTCGGACACTGACCGTGGAAAGTACTACATACAGCACGGTCCCCCGGATCAGGTCGACGTCCAGGACGATGGGGAAGTCTGGAGATATAGCAGCGGTTTGATGGTCACCTTCGACCGTAAGGGCAAGCTTCAGAAAGTGAAGGGGCAGATATAA
- a CDS encoding tetratricopeptide repeat protein has translation MLSKLRRAALMAATCLVMAGLAFGQMGTFTGKVTGEDGKGLQGAVIKIERKDIKGNWNTKTNKKGEWTYSGMPVPGQFVITCEVNGQVVDTVNGIRSQMGEPQEVSFDLRKLASKRQAAQKAAETGQISQEIAKEMTPEQRAAFEKQVKERSAQMQKNKALNDAYNAGMTAKEAKDYPAAIEAFKKAGELDPKQSAVWIQLAASYDLMAKTKSGAEKDTDLAAAAENYLKALELQPADAGLHNNYGLVLASQKKIPEAQAELEKAVSLEPAGGGKYMFNLGAVLINTGQTDPAIEAFKKATDLDPKYAPAWFQYCTALSGKMTMQGDKPVPPAGMKEACEKYLELDPTGPNVEAAKGLITLVGGTLETSYVNPDAKKGGKKTKK, from the coding sequence ATGTTGAGTAAACTTCGCAGAGCTGCTCTGATGGCGGCCACCTGCCTCGTGATGGCGGGCTTGGCATTCGGCCAGATGGGCACATTTACTGGCAAAGTCACGGGCGAGGATGGCAAGGGCCTGCAGGGCGCCGTCATCAAGATCGAACGCAAGGACATCAAGGGAAATTGGAACACCAAAACCAATAAGAAGGGCGAGTGGACCTACAGCGGCATGCCGGTGCCTGGCCAGTTCGTCATTACCTGCGAAGTCAACGGGCAAGTCGTGGACACCGTGAACGGTATCCGCAGCCAGATGGGCGAGCCCCAGGAAGTCAGCTTCGATCTCCGCAAACTGGCCAGCAAGCGGCAGGCCGCGCAAAAGGCCGCCGAAACCGGCCAGATCAGCCAGGAAATCGCGAAGGAAATGACGCCGGAACAGCGCGCCGCCTTCGAAAAGCAGGTGAAAGAGCGCTCCGCTCAGATGCAGAAGAACAAGGCTCTGAACGACGCGTATAACGCCGGCATGACAGCCAAGGAAGCAAAGGACTATCCGGCGGCCATCGAAGCATTCAAGAAGGCCGGTGAACTCGATCCCAAGCAGTCCGCTGTTTGGATCCAGCTCGCGGCGTCCTATGACCTGATGGCGAAAACCAAGTCCGGCGCGGAGAAGGACACTGATCTCGCCGCGGCGGCCGAGAACTATTTGAAGGCGCTTGAGTTGCAGCCCGCTGACGCCGGCCTGCACAACAACTATGGCCTGGTTCTCGCCTCGCAGAAGAAGATCCCCGAAGCGCAGGCAGAACTGGAAAAGGCAGTCTCCCTGGAGCCCGCCGGCGGTGGAAAGTACATGTTCAACCTCGGTGCCGTGCTCATCAACACCGGCCAGACCGATCCAGCCATCGAAGCCTTCAAGAAGGCGACGGACCTGGATCCCAAATACGCTCCTGCCTGGTTCCAATACTGCACCGCGCTCAGCGGAAAGATGACCATGCAGGGCGACAAACCCGTGCCGCCGGCCGGCATGAAGGAAGCCTGCGAAAAGTATCTCGAACTCGACCCGACCGGACCCAACGTAGAGGCCGCTAAGGGCCTGATTACGCTGGTTGGCGGAACGCTCGAAACCTCCTACGTCAACCCCGACGCCAAAAAGGGCGGCAAGAAGACCAAGAAGTAG
- a CDS encoding sugar phosphate isomerase/epimerase — protein sequence MLKLGFVSAILADQTLTEVLEFATESGFDCVELMCWPKGKAERRYAGVTHIDVVDLKKAEAARIKEECAEAGVSISGLGYYPNPLTPDLAEAKVYTDHLKKVIKAAALLEVGVVNTFIGRDPSKSVDENWPRFLKTWKPLIAFAEANGVKIGIENCPMSFTRDEWPGGKNLATTPAIWRRMFNDIPSDNFGLNFDPSHFVWQGMDYVKAVREFKAKLFHFHAKDARVDRDRLNEVGLLAYPLEYHTPKLPGLGDVDWSKLFSALTEVYDGPVCIEVEDRAYEGNLELRQAALLQSGGYLAQFLP from the coding sequence ATGCTGAAATTGGGATTCGTCAGCGCCATCCTCGCGGACCAGACGCTCACCGAGGTGCTGGAGTTTGCCACCGAGAGTGGGTTCGATTGCGTCGAGCTGATGTGCTGGCCCAAAGGCAAGGCTGAGCGCCGCTACGCCGGAGTCACGCACATCGACGTGGTCGACCTCAAGAAGGCCGAAGCCGCCCGTATTAAAGAAGAGTGCGCCGAAGCCGGCGTCTCGATCAGCGGCTTGGGCTACTACCCGAATCCGCTGACTCCGGACCTCGCCGAGGCGAAGGTCTACACCGATCACCTGAAGAAGGTGATCAAGGCCGCGGCGCTTCTTGAGGTGGGTGTGGTGAACACCTTCATCGGCCGGGATCCCAGCAAAAGCGTCGATGAGAACTGGCCGCGGTTCCTGAAGACCTGGAAGCCGCTCATCGCCTTCGCGGAAGCGAACGGCGTCAAAATCGGAATTGAGAACTGCCCCATGTCGTTCACGCGCGACGAATGGCCGGGCGGCAAGAATCTCGCCACCACGCCGGCGATCTGGCGCCGCATGTTCAACGACATCCCTTCCGACAACTTTGGGCTGAACTTCGACCCTTCGCATTTTGTTTGGCAGGGGATGGACTATGTGAAGGCGGTGCGCGAATTTAAGGCGAAACTATTCCACTTCCACGCCAAGGACGCGCGAGTCGACCGGGACCGTCTGAACGAAGTCGGCCTGCTCGCCTACCCGCTGGAGTACCACACACCCAAGCTTCCCGGTTTGGGCGATGTCGACTGGAGTAAGTTATTCTCCGCGTTGACAGAAGTTTACGACGGTCCGGTGTGCATTGAAGTGGAAGATCGGGCCTATGAGGGTAACCTCGAACTGCGCCAGGCCGCCCTGTTGCAGAGTGGCGGCTACCTCGCACAGTTCCTTCCGTAG